In Terriglobia bacterium, the genomic window GGTTGGCAGGTGGTATAGGCAATCACCACCGCCGGCCCGGGATACTCGTTGGCCGCCATGATCGTCTTGTAGAAGTGGCTGGGATTGCCGGCGATGGTCTGCGCCACGAAGGCGTTGGGGTGCATCATCATGATCTGCGCCATTTCCTTGCGATGCTCCGTTTTTCCCCCGGGGTTCGCTTTGCCCACCGCCGCCATCTTGGCATCCTGCCCGGTAAAGGTGGACGTCGAAGCCTGCCCGCCGGTGTTGGAGTACACCTGCGTGTCCAGCACCAGCACCTTGATGTCCATGCCCGAGGCCAGCATCCGGCTCAGCGACTGGAACCCGATGTCGTACATGGCGCCGTCGCCGCCCAGGCACCACAGTTTGTACTCGTCGTGGCCTTCCTGGTGCCAGCGCAAACGGATACCCATCGCGTCCGCCGGCGCGTTCTCGAACAGCGAGTTCGTCCACGGCACCGTGTACGGGTTGAACGGATAGGTCGAACCGTACACGCTGTTGCACCCGGTCGCGCCTACGATGCCGATCTTGTCCGCCCCATAGACGAACCCGGTGGCCGCCAACATTAGCCGTATGGCCGTCGCTTCGCCGCAGCCCATGCACGATCCGGCGCCGCCCACGAACAGTTGCGAGCGGTGTGCCAGCATCATGTCGCCCAGCGCCTTCTCGTTCAGCAGCCGGGCCGGCGTTTCCGGCAGGTGATGATAGAGGTCCATCATCAAATCCATCCGGCT contains:
- a CDS encoding 4Fe-4S binding protein encodes the protein MPAASAMRRSFRTLAPDIPELVAANCVGCMECVSACPDTAILGKVVEPEALQEQLAKVEIAAMRAELQAEFVKTQKYWAIPEKKGEQGGLFSIFVDPDKCKGCGECVVACGSHKALAMKPKNGNVSRMDLMMDLYHHLPETPARLLNEKALGDMMLAHRSQLFVGGAGSCMGCGEATAIRLMLAATGFVYGADKIGIVGATGCNSVYGSTYPFNPYTVPWTNSLFENAPADAMGIRLRWHQEGHDEYKLWCLGGDGAMYDIGFQSLSRMLASGMDIKVLVLDTQVYSNTGGQASTSTFTGQDAKMAAVGKANPGGKTEHRKEMAQIMMMHPNAFVAQTIAGNPSHFYKTIMAANEYPGPAVVIAYTTCQPEHGVADDRSMLQEKLAVESRAFPLLVYDPRKGEKFRERLSLAGNPAVKEDWYVDPRNNQTVDFISFAKTEGRFSRHFDADGNPDEAIKAAQQDRLENWRRLQELAGLK